The Brachyspira hyodysenteriae ATCC 27164 genome includes a window with the following:
- a CDS encoding ribonucleotide-diphosphate reductase subunit beta, whose amino-acid sequence MKVIDIDKKPQNEKIFFGDFGHYLRIDSVSHEVARKLKEASEGNTWFSKEVDYKSDKTRFSSLPEDAQRAFKLNIAYQTLMDSGVTSGFSSILNRIVTSSIWSILYARIAIEENIHAESYSYGLSEVFGHEATDTLDLVYNDEFVKHRMEKEVELFGNVDELCNLENSPATLDEKKQAVLKLLIGIYLLESVKFPFSFLVTFTINNNYDNAIAGFTKTIKLIAHDELNTHVPTGKNVMNILRKENEQGFTHLFKSGWFNETARAMAEFTVNEEIKWAKYLFDGYQVAGINSSVSEHFIKYWAGVRLRDLGVESPYNEKKSDVIDWFNSYRDINKQNAALQETTNTSYQKGALKNDL is encoded by the coding sequence ATGAAAGTAATAGATATAGACAAAAAACCTCAAAATGAAAAAATATTTTTTGGAGATTTTGGGCATTATTTAAGAATAGATTCAGTAAGCCATGAAGTAGCTAGAAAATTAAAAGAAGCAAGTGAAGGAAATACTTGGTTTTCAAAGGAAGTTGACTATAAATCTGATAAAACAAGATTCTCTTCATTGCCAGAAGATGCACAGAGAGCCTTCAAACTCAATATAGCATATCAAACTTTAATGGACAGCGGAGTTACAAGTGGCTTTTCATCAATATTGAATAGAATAGTTACAAGTTCAATATGGTCTATTTTATATGCAAGAATAGCTATAGAGGAAAATATACATGCTGAAAGCTACTCTTACGGACTTTCTGAAGTATTTGGACATGAGGCAACAGATACATTAGATTTAGTTTATAATGATGAATTTGTTAAACATAGAATGGAAAAAGAGGTAGAATTATTCGGAAATGTTGATGAATTATGTAATTTAGAAAATTCTCCTGCAACATTAGATGAGAAAAAACAGGCAGTATTAAAATTATTAATAGGAATATATTTACTTGAAAGTGTAAAATTTCCATTTTCTTTTCTTGTAACTTTTACAATAAATAATAATTATGACAATGCTATAGCAGGATTCACAAAAACTATTAAATTAATAGCGCATGATGAATTAAACACTCATGTACCTACAGGTAAAAATGTAATGAATATACTTAGAAAAGAAAATGAACAAGGTTTTACACATTTATTTAAAAGCGGTTGGTTTAATGAAACAGCTAGGGCAATGGCAGAATTTACTGTTAATGAGGAAATTAAATGGGCTAAATATCTTTTTGATGGATATCAAGTAGCAGGTATTAATTCCTCAGTAAGCGAACATTTCATCAAATATTGGGCTGGTGTAAGATTAAGGGATTTAGGGGTTGAATCGCCTTATAATGAAAAAAAATCAGACGTTATAGATTGGTTTAACAGCTATAGAGATATAAACAAACAAAATGCAGCCTTACAGGAAACAACTAACACCTCTTATCAAAAAGGTGCTTTGAAAAACGATTTATAA
- a CDS encoding substrate-binding domain-containing protein has product MKKILIFLSLISMLILISCGGGASSATDIVITGSSSVSPLMFKLAAKFEELNPDYTVTVETSDSTIGVQDTINGNNNIGMASRNLKEDELTGLDSYLLCQDGIVIIANKDSEITQISEEELYNLYMNNTAIGNITKSISREDGSGTRSAFTDLTSVGKENPLPSTVEILDGTGKVKTSVMSDASKIGYISLGSIDDTIKPLAYKAKGQNEYVSASVENIQSDTYKLYRPFYVFTKKGVELDEGTKAFLDFINSEAGKTVINENGYVAN; this is encoded by the coding sequence ATGAAAAAAATTTTGATTTTCTTAAGCCTTATAAGTATGTTAATACTTATTTCCTGCGGAGGCGGTGCTTCAAGTGCTACTGATATAGTTATAACAGGTTCCTCTTCAGTTTCTCCATTGATGTTCAAATTAGCAGCAAAATTTGAAGAGCTTAATCCTGATTACACTGTAACAGTAGAAACATCAGATTCTACTATTGGAGTTCAAGACACTATAAACGGCAACAACAATATAGGTATGGCTTCAAGAAATTTGAAAGAAGATGAGTTAACTGGTTTGGACAGCTATTTATTATGTCAAGATGGTATAGTAATAATCGCTAACAAAGATTCTGAAATTACTCAGATAAGCGAAGAAGAATTATACAATCTTTATATGAATAATACTGCAATAGGCAATATAACTAAATCTATTTCAAGAGAAGACGGATCAGGTACTAGAAGTGCATTTACTGATTTAACTTCTGTAGGAAAAGAAAATCCATTACCTTCCACTGTTGAAATATTGGATGGAACAGGAAAGGTAAAAACTTCAGTTATGAGCGATGCTTCAAAAATCGGTTATATCTCTTTGGGTTCTATTGATGATACAATAAAGCCTTTAGCTTATAAAGCAAAAGGACAAAATGAATATGTATCTGCTTCAGTAGAAAATATACAAAGTGATACATACAAACTTTACCGTCCTTTTTACGTATTCACAAAAAAAGGAGTTGAACTTGATGAAGGGACTAAGGCATTCTTAGACTTCATTAATAGTGAAGCAGGGAAAACGGTTATAAATGAAAATGGCTATGTAGCCAACTAA
- the pstC gene encoding phosphate ABC transporter permease subunit PstC, with translation MNNNINKHIRSEILDNIMKYVFFVCSIFSVIVVFSICIFIFIYSLPIFKETGFLKFVFGMNWSPSSKHFGIFPMIVGSVYITILSTLLGGGFGFFTAVYISMFAPNKLKVILSQVIDLLAGIPSIVYGFFGMSVLVPFLKNISPNDIGEGVLASSIILAVMILPTITSITKYNLEAVYKYYYDGARALGNTHSQAVFGVIVKAAKSGIFSAIVLGMGRAIGETMAVMMVAGNAPFIPQDLFSYFRTMTINIALEMGYATGIHRSALIGTAFVLLLFILIINIILSLLKRNNLYFSFSFTSLFKKNKELKTDINNFSFKNYEMKMQTIKGDMLKYISIFATAVSTLFLVFIVVFILVRGLPHITLNLLFGKSNNSQMTLLPAIVSTSMMLFMSLIIAIPLGVFAAIYLTEYSKAKSKLIALIRIFTDSLSGIPSIVFGLFGMLVFANLFGIGRSILAGSLTLVLIILPSIIRQTEETLMSIPASLREGSLALGASKVRTIFQIVLPCGFSGIMTSVILSIGRIVGESAALIYTAGAVRYMPKGYLSSGSSFSVMMWMFSSEGLYINQTFATASILLIMIIVLNALLFFVNKKLKKDY, from the coding sequence TTGAATAACAATATTAATAAACATATACGAAGTGAAATACTAGATAATATTATGAAATATGTATTTTTTGTATGTTCTATATTTTCAGTTATAGTTGTATTTTCAATATGTATTTTTATATTTATCTACAGTCTTCCAATATTTAAAGAAACAGGATTTTTAAAATTCGTTTTTGGAATGAATTGGTCGCCTTCATCAAAACATTTTGGAATATTTCCGATGATAGTAGGCTCTGTATATATAACTATTCTTTCTACCCTATTAGGAGGAGGATTCGGATTCTTTACAGCAGTTTATATATCTATGTTTGCACCAAATAAATTAAAAGTGATATTATCTCAAGTAATAGATTTGCTTGCAGGAATTCCTTCAATAGTTTACGGCTTTTTTGGAATGTCTGTATTAGTACCATTTCTAAAAAATATTTCTCCAAACGATATAGGCGAAGGAGTACTCGCTAGTTCTATAATACTTGCCGTGATGATACTTCCAACAATAACATCTATTACAAAATATAATTTAGAAGCAGTTTATAAATATTACTATGACGGTGCAAGAGCTTTAGGAAATACACATTCTCAAGCTGTATTTGGTGTTATAGTAAAGGCTGCTAAGTCTGGTATATTTTCGGCTATAGTTCTAGGTATGGGAAGAGCTATAGGAGAAACTATGGCGGTTATGATGGTGGCTGGAAATGCTCCTTTTATACCTCAGGATTTATTCTCATATTTCAGAACTATGACTATTAATATAGCTTTAGAAATGGGATATGCTACAGGTATACATAGATCCGCATTGATTGGAACAGCTTTTGTATTACTTTTATTTATACTTATTATAAATATAATATTATCTCTTTTGAAAAGAAATAATTTATATTTTTCATTTTCATTTACTAGCCTTTTTAAAAAGAATAAAGAATTAAAAACTGATATTAATAACTTTTCTTTTAAAAATTATGAAATGAAAATGCAGACAATAAAAGGTGATATGCTCAAATATATTTCAATATTTGCAACTGCAGTATCAACTTTATTTCTAGTATTTATAGTAGTATTTATACTTGTAAGAGGACTTCCTCATATAACATTAAATCTATTATTTGGAAAGAGTAATAATTCACAGATGACGCTTCTTCCTGCAATAGTTTCTACTTCAATGATGCTTTTTATGTCATTAATAATAGCCATTCCATTGGGAGTATTTGCCGCTATTTATTTGACTGAATATTCAAAAGCAAAAAGTAAATTAATAGCTTTAATAAGGATATTCACCGACAGCTTATCAGGAATTCCATCAATAGTGTTCGGGCTTTTTGGTATGCTTGTATTTGCTAATTTGTTTGGTATAGGAAGAAGTATATTAGCAGGTTCTTTGACATTAGTTTTAATAATACTGCCATCTATAATAAGACAGACAGAAGAAACTTTGATGTCAATTCCTGCAAGTTTAAGAGAAGGAAGTTTGGCACTTGGAGCATCTAAAGTGAGGACTATATTTCAAATAGTTCTTCCATGCGGATTTTCAGGAATCATGACTTCCGTTATTTTAAGCATAGGAAGGATAGTAGGAGAAAGTGCCGCTTTAATATATACAGCTGGTGCAGTACGATATATGCCTAAAGGTTATTTGAGTTCAGGAAGTTCATTTTCAGTTATGATGTGGATGTTTTCAAGTGAGGGTTTATACATTAATCAAACTTTCGCTACAGCTAGTATATTACTTATTATGATTATAGTTCTTAATGCTTTATTATTCTTTGTAAATAAAAAG
- a CDS encoding ribonucleoside-diphosphate reductase subunit alpha → MIELTKDKKHIIIKRDGREEPFNEEKLRKVIDWATEGKEAFTNQLLEGLNIKINDKMKIEVLYDELINTAVNMISPLYPMYDTIAEKLYLMKIYKETCGLKKIGSYPHIKNFLKKGIKYKIYDKDIIQLFTDKELDKINSMIDPNRDLLFTYKGLAIFYKKYCKNIGNKKLELPQITYMVAAMFSFYDDYYKGENKDKLEISKSERLKYIKRTYDMLSRHEVTFATPRIANSMTIKAQLASCILNTPADDTWSLNQTDGNMALYSKFSGGIAYDASYIRASGSTIQTNRGRSDGPIPFIKRVEQTISSFNQGGVRKGACVVTFPWWHLDVLDLIMLKDAGGTEDTRARKLVYSIRISNIFRERVNKDGYVTLFDPKETPLLNEEYGEKFNVAYIYYESKSSIRKKKIKAKDLLFQILKVRQETGNLYLTFVDNINEQNMVNRFVGASNLCQEIVIPSYPSKLIKEKYVINEDGEYEIIQRKKSGEIGICNLVSVNLMSWVNFSPEKKKSFCYTLLRGCDNIIDTQFYPVKEGEIANKKNRPIGIGVINYANLLASNKIKYTDKEALEFTNKVFDDLYYHIYEASNILARERGPYKTFNESKWKEGLTPFHISLLNNNKKNNLNVSVDKEKWDKLAENIKNNGVRFSFHGAIAPTATSGKSVSATESIEPIVDLFFIEEGIQTLPSLVPNIKKNREYYERCWNIPAKTIIELAAVRQRYIDQSQSLNLYYVKPDSAKELWDDIQYAMDLGLKTLYYMKTPKSNFELEEVCESCT, encoded by the coding sequence ATGATAGAACTTACAAAAGATAAAAAACATATAATCATTAAAAGGGACGGCAGAGAAGAACCTTTCAATGAAGAAAAATTAAGGAAAGTTATAGATTGGGCTACAGAAGGTAAAGAGGCTTTCACTAATCAGCTGCTGGAAGGACTTAATATAAAAATTAATGATAAAATGAAAATAGAAGTATTATATGATGAGCTTATAAATACTGCTGTTAATATGATAAGTCCATTATATCCTATGTATGATACAATAGCAGAAAAACTTTATTTAATGAAAATATATAAAGAAACATGCGGACTTAAAAAAATAGGTTCATATCCTCATATAAAAAATTTCTTAAAAAAAGGTATAAAATATAAAATATATGATAAGGATATAATTCAGCTTTTTACAGATAAAGAATTAGATAAAATAAATTCTATGATAGATCCTAACAGAGATTTATTATTCACATATAAAGGCTTAGCAATATTCTATAAAAAATACTGTAAAAACATAGGAAATAAAAAATTAGAGCTTCCTCAAATAACATATATGGTAGCTGCTATGTTTTCATTTTATGATGATTATTATAAAGGCGAAAACAAAGATAAATTAGAAATAAGCAAATCTGAAAGACTTAAATATATAAAAAGAACTTATGATATGCTTTCAAGACATGAAGTTACTTTTGCCACTCCTAGAATAGCAAATAGTATGACAATAAAAGCACAATTAGCCAGCTGTATATTAAATACCCCTGCCGATGATACTTGGAGCTTGAATCAGACAGATGGAAATATGGCATTATATTCCAAATTTTCAGGCGGCATAGCTTATGATGCTTCATATATAAGGGCGTCAGGTTCTACAATACAAACTAATAGGGGACGTTCTGACGGACCTATACCTTTTATAAAAAGAGTAGAACAAACTATATCATCATTTAATCAGGGAGGAGTTCGTAAAGGTGCATGCGTTGTTACTTTTCCTTGGTGGCATTTAGATGTACTTGATTTGATTATGCTTAAAGATGCAGGCGGTACTGAAGATACAAGGGCTAGAAAGTTAGTTTACTCTATTAGAATAAGCAATATATTTAGAGAAAGAGTTAATAAAGACGGATATGTAACTTTATTTGACCCTAAAGAAACTCCTCTTCTAAATGAAGAATACGGAGAAAAATTTAATGTTGCTTATATATATTATGAAAGTAAATCATCTATAAGAAAAAAGAAAATAAAAGCAAAAGATTTATTATTTCAAATATTAAAAGTAAGACAGGAAACAGGAAATTTATATTTAACCTTTGTAGACAACATCAATGAACAGAATATGGTTAATAGATTCGTAGGAGCTTCAAACCTTTGTCAGGAAATAGTAATACCTTCCTATCCTTCTAAACTCATAAAAGAAAAATATGTCATTAATGAAGACGGAGAATATGAAATAATACAGAGAAAGAAAAGCGGTGAGATAGGTATATGTAATTTGGTTTCTGTAAATTTAATGTCTTGGGTAAATTTCTCACCTGAAAAGAAAAAATCATTCTGCTACACTCTTTTAAGAGGATGCGACAATATTATAGATACTCAATTTTACCCTGTTAAAGAAGGAGAAATTGCAAATAAAAAGAACAGACCTATAGGAATAGGAGTTATAAATTATGCTAATCTTTTAGCTTCAAATAAAATAAAATATACTGATAAAGAAGCTTTAGAGTTTACAAATAAAGTTTTCGATGATTTATATTATCATATATATGAAGCATCTAATATACTAGCAAGAGAGAGAGGCCCTTATAAAACTTTCAATGAATCTAAGTGGAAAGAAGGATTAACTCCATTTCATATATCATTATTAAATAACAATAAAAAGAATAATCTTAATGTAAGTGTAGATAAAGAGAAATGGGATAAGCTGGCAGAAAATATAAAAAATAATGGCGTAAGATTCTCATTCCATGGAGCAATAGCCCCTACTGCTACATCTGGAAAAAGTGTATCAGCTACAGAAAGTATAGAACCTATAGTAGATTTATTCTTTATAGAAGAAGGAATACAAACACTTCCTAGCTTAGTACCTAATATCAAAAAAAATAGAGAGTACTATGAAAGATGCTGGAATATTCCTGCTAAAACTATAATAGAACTTGCTGCTGTAAGACAGAGATATATAGATCAGTCTCAGTCATTGAATTTATATTATGTAAAACCTGATTCTGCTAAAGAGCTTTGGGACGATATTCAGTACGCTATGGATTTGGGATTGAAGACTCTTTATTACATGAAAACTCCTAAATCTAATTTTGAGCTTGAAGAAGTTTGCGAATCCTGCACATAA